A window of Flavobacterium psychrophilum genomic DNA:
CTAAAGAAGGCCGTGATGCTTTCCTTGAAAAAAGAAAACCTAACTTTAGGGATATCAAATGGATACCATAATGTAAAAATAGTATTGTTTATGGTTTGCTGCTTATAACCATGAACAACAAACCATAAACATATACAATTGGAAAATTATAGTAACGAACTTATAAATACTGCCGGATTACCCAGATTTGAAGATGTAGAACTTACACCACTGCATCCTTCTTATCTTAAAGTGATATTACTAAATCTTGCTCTGGTATACGGTATTATTACTATAGTTGCAGGAATAGCTTTCTACTTTATAGAGGAATTACATAATTATTGGGTGCTTATTACAGCAGCGTATATAATTATTGTGGTTCTTTCTATACTACTCTCATTTATAAGTTTCAGGAACAGGGGATTTGCTTTCCGAACTCATGATACTATTTACCGCAGTGGTGTAATTAGCCTTACCACTACTATTATTCCGCATAACAGGGTACAGCACGTAGCCATGCACGAAGGATTTATTTCCCGTTATTTTGGACTGGCATCTGTAGAAATATTCACTGCCGGTGGCGATCAGAGCGATATAAATATTCCGGGCATTGAAAAAGAACATGCGGAAAAGATCAAACAACTTCTTATGGGTAAAATTATAAACCAGGTAGCCGATGGAGAATAGTTTCAGCCAGCCTCAGCGCCAATCTCTTATTGGTGTAGTTGTTATGTTTGCTGATACTTTTCAGGGTGCATTGCGTTCGCTTTGGCCTGTGCTTGTACTTTGGGCTTTTAGGATAAAGGAGATAAGCAGTTTAGGTCTTTGGGTTGGAGTTAGTGTTATTTTTTGCGGTATATGCATTGTTGCCTATCTTAAATACCTGAATTTTACTTTTTTCCTTGATGAGGAAAATGAAGAATTTGTTGTAAGTAAAGGAATATGGAATAAAAGCCGAATTGCTATACCATTGGATAAAATACAGCAGGTTAATATTAATCAGTCACTTATACAGAAAATGATAGGGGTTCACGCTCTTGAAGTTGATACAGCAGGAAGTAGTAGTAAAGAAGTTTCTATTAGGGCAATCAAGCATGATATTGCACTTTTATTAAAAGAAAGGCTTTTAGAGACTGATAGAAAAATATCTTCAGAAGATCTAATTCAGGAAAGCACCTCAAAAAAATCTCACCCATTTATACATATAAGCCTGTTGAGTCTATTTAAAACAGGTATTACATCGAACTATACAAGAAGCTTCGCTTTACTACTGGCTTTTATAATATCCTCGTTTCAGTTCGTTGAAGATATAATTAAGGCTGCCGGTTACGACGAAGATCCGCTTGATGATTATATAAACACAGATGTATTATTACGCTTCCTTACATTTATTATCGTTGGGATCATGATAATAACGCTTATAATAAATCTTGTCAGAACAATCGTGAGATATTATGACTTTAAGATCACAAAACAGAAAGATTCATTACTGTTATCATACGGATTGATAAATACCAAAAACACCATCCTGAGGCCAAATAAAGTTCAGATAGTTACTATCGGTCGCAATTTTTTTCAAAAGAAATTCAATATTAACGATCTTAAAATACGTCAGGCATCAGGTGTAGAAGCTAATGATAGAGATCAGAAGAAAACTGCAATTGAAATTCCTGGCTGTAGTGATGAAGAAAAAAGTGTATTGCTCGAATTTCTATTAGGAAAGATCCCGGAAAAGGGCATTGCATTGAAGCCGAGTATGAGAAAGATAATAATGGAATTATTACAGTTTATTATTATTCCGCTTTCAATATATTTCGCTCTTGCATATTTCGCTTTTCCCTCAATCAAAGAATATATCATTTTCCTTCCCTTGTATGTCGCTTTTTCATCAACACTGATATATTTTGGATTCAGGCACAGCAGGTTGTTTGTGAATGATGATTTCATTATAAAACAAAGTGGCGCCTGGGATATTGATAAGGAATTTATAGCACCAAATAAAATACAAACCATTTCTATAAAGCAATATTTTTGGCATAAAGGCTCGAATATTGGAATAATTACGCTACACACAGCAGGAGGCACATTATCATTTGGTCTCGCTGATTATACCCATCTTAAACAATTGGTTAATTACTGGTTATACCAAGTTGAAACAGGAACAAAACACTGGATGTAAATCCTCTAAAAATAAAATAAGATTTAGATTAAAATGTCAAATACAAAAGCATGGCTTCAGGCCGCACGTTTAAGAACACTTCCCTTATCAGTTTCAGGAATACTAGTAGGTTGTTTCTATGCCTTTTCGCAAGGGCTTGTCAATTATGCAATACTTGGTTTTGCATTACTGACAACATTAGGATTGCAAGTGCTTTCTAATTTTGCTAATGATTATGGCGACGGTGTAAAAGGTACAGACAATGAAAACAGAATTGGCCCACAACGTGCCATACAAAGCGGTGCTATTACAGTACAGGCAATGAAGAAAGGAATTGTATTTACATCAGCTCTAACGCTGGTTGCCGCAATCATACTTATCTATGTTGCATTCGGGAAAGATAATTTTGGATATTCGTTATTTTTCTTTGTTTTAGGTATTGCGGCAATAGCGGCAGCAATCAAATATACTGTAGGGAATTCCGCCTATGGTTACAGAGGATTAGGTGACGTGTTTGTGTTTATCTTTTTTGGTTTGGTAAGCGTTATAGGATGTTATTTTCTGTTCGCTAAACACGTAGACAATCTTGTAATATTTCCTGCAATAACTGTAGGTCTGCTGAGTGTTGCAGTACTAAATCTTAACAATATGCGTGATCAGATTTCTGATGCATTATCAGGCAAGAATACCCTTGTGGTAAAAATGGGATCGAAAAAAGCTAAAATATACCATTACAGTATAATTATTGCAGCATTGTCATTAACACTGTTATTTGCGATACTTTCTAACTTTAAACCTGTACAATATCTTTTTCTTATCGCATATATTCCCTTTATACTGCATATTAAAACAGTGGTTAGAAATACAGTTCCACGTGACCTTGATCCGGAACTTAAAAAAGTAGCGTTGGGAACTTTTTTTCTTTCTGTGTTGCTTTGTATAGTATTGCAGTTTTAAATCTATAATTTCCAAAAACACACATTAAAATTAAATCTATGAAAATCACATTTTACGGCCACGCGAGCCTTGGTATAGAAGTTGGAGGCAAACATATTATTGTTGACCCGTATATTACTGCTAACGAAAAAGCGAAACATATTGACATTATGCAGCTTAAAGCTGATTATATCTTTATTACACACGCTCATGGCGACCATATCCTCGATGTTGAGGCTATCGCTAATAATACAGGAGCTACAATTGTTTCTAATGCAGAAATTACAGGCCACTATGAAAAGAAAGGCTTTAATGTACACCCAATGAATCATGGTGGAAGCTGGAACTTTGACTTTGGTAAGGTAAAGTATGTTGTAGCACATCACTCAAGCTCTTTCCCTGACGGAAGCTATGGAGGAAACCAGGGCGGCTTTGTTATAGAGGGTGAGCATAAGAACATTTATATAGCAGGAGATACAGCGGTAACTTTCGATATGAAACTTATACCGATGCGAACTAAGTTAGACCTTGCAATTCTTCCGATAGGCAGCAACTTCACTATGGATGTGGAGGATGCTATCATTGCTGCCGAATTCTTAGAATGCGATAAAATCCTTGGTTATCATTATGATACTTTCGGTTACATTGTAATTGATCACGAAGATGCAGTTAAAAAATTCTATGATAAAGGTAAAGATCTTATGCTTCTTGAAATCGGAGCGTCTATAGAACTATAATATAATTATGAATTACGAATTTTAAATTACGAATTCATGAAGGCAGACAATGTCATTCAGATAAAAAGTTATGCGT
This region includes:
- a CDS encoding 1,4-dihydroxy-2-naphthoate prenyltransferase, giving the protein MSNTKAWLQAARLRTLPLSVSGILVGCFYAFSQGLVNYAILGFALLTTLGLQVLSNFANDYGDGVKGTDNENRIGPQRAIQSGAITVQAMKKGIVFTSALTLVAAIILIYVAFGKDNFGYSLFFFVLGIAAIAAAIKYTVGNSAYGYRGLGDVFVFIFFGLVSVIGCYFLFAKHVDNLVIFPAITVGLLSVAVLNLNNMRDQISDALSGKNTLVVKMGSKKAKIYHYSIIIAALSLTLLFAILSNFKPVQYLFLIAYIPFILHIKTVVRNTVPRDLDPELKKVALGTFFLSVLLCIVLQF
- a CDS encoding hydrolase, with protein sequence MKITFYGHASLGIEVGGKHIIVDPYITANEKAKHIDIMQLKADYIFITHAHGDHILDVEAIANNTGATIVSNAEITGHYEKKGFNVHPMNHGGSWNFDFGKVKYVVAHHSSSFPDGSYGGNQGGFVIEGEHKNIYIAGDTAVTFDMKLIPMRTKLDLAILPIGSNFTMDVEDAIIAAEFLECDKILGYHYDTFGYIVIDHEDAVKKFYDKGKDLMLLEIGASIEL